The genomic stretch CGAGGCCTGTATCTCCCAGGGCTCGCTGCACGAAATACACATAAACAACATGGAGGACCAGGAAGAGGAGTTCCGGGCGAGGGGAGGACCGGAGCCGGTAACAGGCGCCAAGCCTTCGCCTGTCCGCGAGGTGGGGGTGGTCGCCGTCGCGGTAGGTGAAGGCATTGAGGCGATCCTGAGGAGCCTCGGGGCGGACGTCATCGTCACTGGCGGCCAGACGATGAATCCGAGCATCCAGGAGATCGTCGCAGCCGTTGATAGCGTTGCCGCGAAAGATGTCATCGTGCTTCCCAACAACAGCAACGTTGTTCTCACGGCGAGGCAGGCGGCTCAGGTGGCGCAGACGAACGTACATGTTATCCCGACGCGTACTGTCCCGCAGGGGATGGCTGCGCTCCTTGCAGTTTCGCAGCAGGCTTCGCTGGAAGAGAACATCGCTCGAATGACTGAGGCCGCCGATCGGGTCAAGACGGGAGAAATCACCTACTCCGTCCGGGACTCCAAGGTCAACGGGTTCACAATCCGAGAGAACGACGTGATCGGCCTGCTCGACGGCGAGCTGACCGTGGCCGGCNNNNNNNNNNCGGCGAGAGCCGGCAGGATGTGACCAGGCAGCTGTTGTCCCAGCTACTTGACGAGGCAGCGGAGATAGTCACGATCCTCTACGGAGCGGGGGTGACCGAAGAAGAAGCCCGGGCCCTCGTTGCCGCAATCAGGGATGACTACCCCGATGTCGAATTCGAGCTGCAATATGGTGGGCAGCCGCTCTACTATTATCTCATCTCGGTAGAATAGTACCGGCTAAGTCCGGAAGGGGGGATTCTAATGGCCCGAATAGCTATCGTCACCGACAGCACGGCTGATCTGCCCACCTCAATGTACCGCGAGCGTGACATCGTGGTGGTGCCTCTCACTGTTCACTTTGGAGAAGAAACCTACACGGATCAGGTCGACCTCACGAGCAAGCAGTTCTTCGAGAAGCTTCAGAAGAGCCCGATCATGCCGAGGACATCCCAGCCGTCTCCTGCTGATTTCATAGCCGTGTACGAGCGACTCCTGGGGTCCTATGACCACATTTTCTCATTGCACATCTCCTCCAAGCTCAGCGGCACATATCAGAGCGCCAAGATAGCCGCGGAGACCCTGAAGTCCCCAGCCATCGAGGTTGTCGATACCATGACCGTCTCATTGTGCACTGGACTCGTCACGCTCGCCGCCGCAGATGCGAGGGATGTCCACAATGACCCGGAAGAAGTGCGGCGTGCGGTCCGTCACGTCATGGATACGTTTGGTCTGCTGTTCACTGTTGGTACCTTGCTCTACCTCGAGAAGAACGGACGTATCGGCAAGGCTGCCGCGCTCCTGGGGGGGCTTCTTTCGATAAGGCCCATTCTATCGATGTCAGAGGGGGAACTGACCGCGGTGGAGCGTGTTCGGGGACAAGGCAGGGTTCTACCACGTGTGCTAGAGATCATGGAGTCCCGCGTTGACAGATCTCACCCGGTGGACGTGGCGGTGTTGCACGCGGTCGATCCCCAGCGCGGCGAGGAATGGATGGAGGCGGTCCGGGAGCGGTTTACATGCAGGCGCATATTCCTGACCGAGTGCGGGCCCGTGGTCGGTACGCACTCCGGACCCGGAGCGCTCGCTGTTGGCTGGTACCCCAGCATACATCAGTGATATGCGCGTGATTGCAGGGACCGCCGGGGGGCGTCGCCTCCTAGCGCCACCTGGGCGGACAACCCGTCCGACGACCGACCGGGTACGTGAATCGGTCTTCGCCATCCTGGCCCTGCGCGTACAGGAGGCCCGAGTACTCGATCTGTTCGCCGGTTCCGGGAGTCTCGGGATCGAGTCCCTATCCCGGGGCGCTTGTTCTTGTGTTTTCGTGGACAAAAGCCGCGTTGCGTGCGAGTTCATAGAGCGCAACCTCACGAGCCTCGGGTTTCGGGACAGAGCACGGGTGATGTGCGCGGACTGGAGGGTTGCGCTCCACGGCAGGTTTGGTGCGGAGGGCGCAGGGGACGCTCGGTTCGATCTGGTCTTCGTGGACCCACCGTATGAGTCAGGGGTTCACGGAAACGTCCTGACCGAACTCGACTTGCAGGGGTCAGTTCTCCATTCAGGCCTGGTTGTCTGCGAGTATTCGGCCCACGTCCGGCCGGGGGAGACCCTCGGGAGATTGCGAAGGTTCCGCGAGGAGAGATACGGTGAAACCCTGGTAGGATTCTACATGTACATGCCGGAGGGATGACTGTTGACCGTGGCGATTTGCCCCGGGACGTTCGACCCCGTCACAATGGGGCATCTCGACATCATAAGGCGCGCGGCCGCGGTGTTCGACCGTGTCATAGTCGCGATCCTGGATAACCAGGGCAAGACACACTGTTTCTCCCTTTCGGAACGCCTCCAGATGTTGGAGGATTCATGCGCTGACCTCCCAAACGTGGAGGTGGACCATTTCGACGGCCTGCTCGTGGAGTATGCAAGGCGCCGCGGGGTCCGTGTGGTTGTCCGTGGCCTGCGGGCCGTCTCCGACTTCGAGTTCGAATTCACGATGGCCCTCATGAACAGAAGGCTCGATCCAACAGTGGAGATCATGTTCATGATGACATCGACTGAGTACTCATACATAAGCTCAAGCCTTATCAAGGAAGTCGCCCGGTTCGGAGGGGATATCACCGGATTAGTGCCCGAGGCCGTAGCCGGCCGGGTGCGTGCCAAGTGCGAAGGGACGTGATGAGTTGGTCAAGCAGTCAGTCATCGAATGCCTGGATCGCCTCGAGAACCTGATCGAGACGAGTTCACGCATTCCCATTGTCGGCAAACGGATTGTGGATAGGATCGAGGTCTTGGAACTGATCGACCAGATCCGCATCGCGTTGCCGGAGGAGATACGTCAGGCTGAACTCCTGCTAGCCGAGAGGAAGAACATCGTCACCGAGGCTAAACGGGAGGCAGAGGTTATACGTGACCACGCGACGGAAGAGCGGGCGAAACTCGCGGCTGAGAGCGATATCGTCGCTCTCGCTCGTGACCAGGCCGAAAAGCTCCTCCAGGAAGCCCGCCGAGATGCAGCAGAGGTTAAGGCCGGGGCGGACGATTATGCCGAGTCGACCCTAACCTCTCTTGAAGAGACGCTGCAGAGAACCGCGAGGGTCGTGAGAAAGGGAATTGAGGAACTGAGGCGCCGGAAGGTCAGTTCCTGACCCGGAAACCACTGACCCGGGGTCTATGTACGAGTGCAGCCAAGGCTGCGGGAATCAAGGTGACCCCCAGGGCTCCTGCAAGGTTGGCGCAGGATGCCCAGAAGGTACCGAAGAACCCGGGGACCGTCCACACTCCAGCCTGAGGTGGTACTGCCATCGCGTGCGACGCCCAAGGGCCGGTCTCCCACAGGACAATGGCCACGGCGCCCGCGAGTATTGCGTGGAGGATGCGGGCGAAGAAGTACGGCGCAAGTCTGACATCTGTTCCAAAGAGCATGCTGGCGACCTGGGCGAATACCGACAGCCCGCTCCAGGCGATGACCGCACTGGCAATCACCAGGCGCTGTGCGAGAGGCGCCGCTGCGCGACTTGCCAGCTCGGAGCCTATGGTTATCTCAAACACGCCGGATACCATGGGGTGGACCAGTTCCTTCGAGATTCCAAGCGGCGTCAGCGCGGCCGAGATGGGGGCGGCGATCAGATCGGTGACGCGGAACACGCCAAGGACTCTCACGATCACTGAGAACATCATGATGCATCCACCTATGAGGAGGAGCGTGTTCACGGATTCTCGTACGGAGTCCCCGAAGATCTGGCCGAACGACCGCGAATCCTGCTTGCGGGCGGTGTACAGCTCGTGGGCAGCGCGCGCGAGAATGGACTCGCGACGGTAATACTGGTCGTCGCGGTCGGAGGAGCAATCGCGGCCGTAGAACCTCAGAGTGAGGCCCACCAACACGGCGGAGATGTAGTGAGCGGCGGCGATAACAGGCCCCAGTGCAGGGGTGTGGAACATCCCTACGGCAACCGCGCCCACCATGAACAGTGGGTCTGCGGTATTGGTGAATGACACCAGGCGTTCCGCCTCGACCTGAGAGCAGAGCCCCTCGCGGCGGAGTCGTGATGTTATCCTTGCCCCGATCGGGTAGCCCGACGCGAGGCCCATCGCAAAGGCGAAGGCTCCGACGCCGGGTACATTGAACACAGGGCGCATGAAAGGCTCGAGAAGCGCCCCGATGAAGTGGACGACACCCAGGCCCATCAGGACCTCTGATGCGATGAAGAACGGCAGGAGTGCGGGGAACACCACGTCCCAGAAGACCCTGAGACCATCCAGTGAGGCCCGGAACGAGACTTCTGGGAGGGCAATAATGGCCAGAGTCACAAAGGCTCCCAGAGCAGCCAAGCCGTATACGCTTCTCCTTCTGGGTTCCAACCTTCTCTTCATTTACTAGAGCACTTCCTTTCAGGCGGGCGGGTCGTCCCCAAATCTATATTTCCGAATGCCCCGGCCTATGCGGCAGGATTTCATTGAGTACGGTAGAATATGACCGACGGTGCGTGCCGTCGCTCTCTCAACCAGCATGAAAGGGGTGGACGGGTTGAACCATCCTGCGGCAAACTGGGTGCCCCGTACCCTTCTGATTGCCCTCGTGGTTCCCGCTGTTCTCGTAGTGCTTGCATATGTTTCGCAGGGAGCGCCTGCTGTGCTACGCGTGGGTGACCGAGGAGACTCCGTTATCGAACTCCAGGAGTACCTCAGCTTGGCGGGGTACCTGGACGGCGCAGCCGACGGCATATTCGGACCAGCCACTCTCAGTGCGGTACGCAGGTTCCAGGCTGATGCCAAGCTGGACGTAGATGGAGTAGTCGGCGCCAGTACCTGGGACGCACTCCTTTCGGTGGCTGCAGCCAAGGCGACACGGACCTACGTGGTGCGCCAGGGTGACACCATGTACGACATCGCGCTCCGGTTCGGCGTAACGGTTGAGGCGATTGCTGCGGCAAGCGGCATCTCCAGACCTGAACTGATCCGGCCTGGGCAGGAACTGGTGATCCCGGCCGATCCTGGCTCTCGATCTCGATCTGCCAGGGGCGACGTGGAGCTTGTCCACTGGAGCCGGGCCCGCGAGATCTTCACCTACAGAGCGACCATAATCGACGTCGAAACCGGGCTCTCATTTCGGGTGCAGCGGCGCGGTGGCTACAACCACGCAGATGCTGAACCCTTGACTGCTGAGGACACCGCGGTGATGAAGCGGATATACGGCGGCAGTTGGAGTTGGAATCGTCGCGCTGTGGTGGTGGTAGCCGGGGGCCACCGGATGGCGGCGTCGATTAATGGTTTCCCGCACGGAGGCGGGGAAATCACGAACAACAACTTCAACGGACATTTCTGCGTGCATTTCCTCGGGAGCCGCACTCATGCGAGCAACTCCCTGGACCCTGACCACCAGCGGCAGGTTCGTGTCGCAGCCGGGTATTGACGGAGTCTGCTGCGGCGGTTGGCCCGTGGTTCCCAGGAACATGGCATCGCCATGTTCTCTTTTTTGGGCCAGTTGTGTCCGTAGTCACAAAGTTGAGGAGGT from Bacillota bacterium encodes the following:
- a CDS encoding DAK2 domain-containing protein; translated protein: GESRQDVTRQLLSQLLDEAAEIVTILYGAGVTEEEARALVAAIRDDYPDVEFELQYGGQPLYYYLISVE
- a CDS encoding DegV family protein; the encoded protein is MARIAIVTDSTADLPTSMYRERDIVVVPLTVHFGEETYTDQVDLTSKQFFEKLQKSPIMPRTSQPSPADFIAVYERLLGSYDHIFSLHISSKLSGTYQSAKIAAETLKSPAIEVVDTMTVSLCTGLVTLAAADARDVHNDPEEVRRAVRHVMDTFGLLFTVGTLLYLEKNGRIGKAAALLGGLLSIRPILSMSEGELTAVERVRGQGRVLPRVLEIMESRVDRSHPVDVAVLHAVDPQRGEEWMEAVRERFTCRRIFLTECGPVVGTHSGPGALAVGWYPSIHQ
- the rsmD gene encoding 16S rRNA (guanine(966)-N(2))-methyltransferase RsmD gives rise to the protein MAGTPAYISDMRVIAGTAGGRRLLAPPGRTTRPTTDRVRESVFAILALRVQEARVLDLFAGSGSLGIESLSRGACSCVFVDKSRVACEFIERNLTSLGFRDRARVMCADWRVALHGRFGAEGAGDARFDLVFVDPPYESGVHGNVLTELDLQGSVLHSGLVVCEYSAHVRPGETLGRLRRFREERYGETLVGFYMYMPEG
- the coaD gene encoding pantetheine-phosphate adenylyltransferase, yielding MTVAICPGTFDPVTMGHLDIIRRAAAVFDRVIVAILDNQGKTHCFSLSERLQMLEDSCADLPNVEVDHFDGLLVEYARRRGVRVVVRGLRAVSDFEFEFTMALMNRRLDPTVEIMFMMTSTEYSYISSSLIKEVARFGGDITGLVPEAVAGRVRAKCEGT
- a CDS encoding ATPase, whose product is MVKQSVIECLDRLENLIETSSRIPIVGKRIVDRIEVLELIDQIRIALPEEIRQAELLLAERKNIVTEAKREAEVIRDHATEERAKLAAESDIVALARDQAEKLLQEARRDAAEVKAGADDYAESTLTSLEETLQRTARVVRKGIEELRRRKVSS
- the ylbJ gene encoding sporulation integral membrane protein YlbJ is translated as MKRRLEPRRRSVYGLAALGAFVTLAIIALPEVSFRASLDGLRVFWDVVFPALLPFFIASEVLMGLGVVHFIGALLEPFMRPVFNVPGVGAFAFAMGLASGYPIGARITSRLRREGLCSQVEAERLVSFTNTADPLFMVGAVAVGMFHTPALGPVIAAAHYISAVLVGLTLRFYGRDCSSDRDDQYYRRESILARAAHELYTARKQDSRSFGQIFGDSVRESVNTLLLIGGCIMMFSVIVRVLGVFRVTDLIAAPISAALTPLGISKELVHPMVSGVFEITIGSELASRAAAPLAQRLVIASAVIAWSGLSVFAQVASMLFGTDVRLAPYFFARILHAILAGAVAIVLWETGPWASHAMAVPPQAGVWTVPGFFGTFWASCANLAGALGVTLIPAALAALVHRPRVSGFRVRN
- a CDS encoding peptidoglycan-binding protein, with amino-acid sequence MNHPAANWVPRTLLIALVVPAVLVVLAYVSQGAPAVLRVGDRGDSVIELQEYLSLAGYLDGAADGIFGPATLSAVRRFQADAKLDVDGVVGASTWDALLSVAAAKATRTYVVRQGDTMYDIALRFGVTVEAIAAASGISRPELIRPGQELVIPADPGSRSRSARGDVELVHWSRAREIFTYRATIIDVETGLSFRVQRRGGYNHADAEPLTAEDTAVMKRIYGGSWSWNRRAVVVVAGGHRMAASINGFPHGGGEITNNNFNGHFCVHFLGSRTHASNSLDPDHQRQVRVAAGY